The window TACAATTGTAAAAATAGAAAAAAGCAGGCAAAAAGATGATAAATTTGACGTTAAATTAAGTGTGGAAAAAGGTAGTGTTATAGCAGATGTTGTAAAATTCTTAATGTCAAAATCTAGATTTCAAATACAAGGTGGTTCTGTTACAGCAGGTGTGCGTGGAACAAAATTTGGTTGTGAAGGTGAAGCTGGCTCGTGGAAATGGTTTGTCTTTGATGGAAGTGTTTTTGTCTTTAATGGAAAGAAAATTGTAGAAATAACAAATCAGAAAATGATAAAAGTGATAGATAATACCTTTTTGACTCCAGAAAAATTTGAAAAAAACTTTGAAGAATTTATAGGAATTTTTGAAGAAGGTTTTGAAAACTTGGAAAATGAAATGGATGACTATATGGAATCTATTGAGGAGAATATATGAAATATTTTACATATTTTTTAATTGGTTTTCTCTCAATCTTTCTCACACTCTTTTATATGTACAAAAAGATCACTGCACATTTACCAGATCCAGAAACTCTAGTACCATCGAGTCTTATTATAGAATATTCAGATGGTACACCTTTTTATTTTCCGAAAGCCTATTGGTACAAACTAGAAGACTATCCAGAACGTCTTATAACTACCGTTATAATCTCTGAAGATGAGGATTTTTTTTCACACCCCGGAATAGATATATTAGGAATGCTAAGGGGAATATTTTACACGGTATTTAAAAGAAATACACAGGGTGGAAGTACTCTTACACAACAACTTGTTAGAAGTTTGTATCTAACACAAGCACGGACCATTGAAAGAAAAATAAAAGAAATTTTTATATCACTTTACATAGAAAAAATAAGAACCAAAAAAGAAATTTTAGAACTTTACTTAAATTCCGTGTATATGGGAAATGGAATATACGGCTTTGGAACAGCTGCTAAATATTATTTTAACAAAGAACCAAAAGAACTAAACTTAGCAGAAATAGCACTCCTTGTAAATACCGTAAAATCTCCTGAAAACTTCAACCCACAAGATTTGAAAAACCATAGCAGGGCAAATGTGGTTCTAAGAAGGCTTTTAACGGAAAATTATATAAGCCAAAAAGAATACGAAAAATACAGTAAAATGCTCCAAAAAGTAAAATCGTATAACATATTTGAATCAAAATACGATGAAGAAATATTTTGGAGGGTTATTGAGGAATTAAAAGAAAAGGGATTTACCTTGGATCTATTGAGAAAGGGATTTGTAGTCAAAACTACTTTAAATAAAGAATATTACACATTACTCAGCAAAAACTTGGGGGAAAACAACGCTGGATTAATATTGAACTACAAAACAGGTGAAATCCTTGCAATGCACGGTAAAGGTACCAACAACGGTAGAAGACAAATTGGATCACTAATAAAACCTCTTTACTATTACAAAGCATTGCTAGAAGGATATAACTTGGACTCCAAATTATTTGATTTACCTATAAAAATAGGTGACTGGACTCCAAAAAACTTTGAAAGAAACTATTATGGTGAAATTACACTTGAAAATGCATTA of the Thermosipho affectus genome contains:
- a CDS encoding transglycosylase domain-containing protein codes for the protein MYKKITAHLPDPETLVPSSLIIEYSDGTPFYFPKAYWYKLEDYPERLITTVIISEDEDFFSHPGIDILGMLRGIFYTVFKRNTQGGSTLTQQLVRSLYLTQARTIERKIKEIFISLYIEKIRTKKEILELYLNSVYMGNGIYGFGTAAKYYFNKEPKELNLAEIALLVNTVKSPENFNPQDLKNHSRANVVLRRLLTENYISQKEYEKYSKMLQKVKSYNIFESKYDEEIFWRVIEELKEKGFTLDLLRKGFVVKTTLNKEYYTLLSKNLGENNAGLILNYKTGEILAMHGKGTNNGRRQIGSLIKPLYYYKALLEGYNLDSKLFDLPIKIGDWTPKNFERNYYGEITLENALIHSRNIPSVNLYLMLGDNTVRFFLEDELKIKGYYPKDLTLSLGTLETSHEEIAKGFSAIFNSGIVIKPHIIDEVINSDGVVFYKASPEVLNIVSPSKRYPMEASYLIINILKKVVKYGTGIRAKIPGRTIVGKTGTAEQYAWFLGADGKILMIISQDGKDLLGGRDVAPLWRKIALKTNIGKNPFTISSVYRKLKVIKTNPMKYIDYEYLINLIKTGKFSMDELVKILKTFDREYLIEFLSYLNTVSQEFTIKLWNILGGGK